One genomic segment of Zymoseptoria tritici IPO323 chromosome 5, whole genome shotgun sequence includes these proteins:
- a CDS encoding proteoglycan-like protein (secreted small (462aa) protein; predicted highly glycosylated, probable proteoglycan. (Probable specific MG protein (novel gene): No reliable hits with protein databases, neither with hypothetical (not significant). Matches occur only at ser, thr or pro.Theoretical pI: 5.67 Unknown function.. ...), whose translation MHLTNPFAVALSIASIAVEASPVNKRADVPIAASCETLITAGASGIFTTSSGQAFQLQCGVSGTGVAIAGASTTERSFQGCLNACGGGSGTLIPALPSLPATSSTASRSTSSKTTTPLQLPTTSLPAIGTPSLPGLSSTTIELPAFTTPTLSTFTTPKLPTISTTSIKLPTFTTPTLPALTTPDTPTLSTPKLPSLSTTSIKLPPFSAPTLPAFTIPNLPIFSTPKLPSLSTTSIKLPSLSAPSAPSLSTTSIRLSSFSAPSLPTFISSSVNLPSFSAPSLPALPTFTTSSINLPSFSASNLPALPTFTTSSVNLPSFSAPSLPALPTFTTSSVNLPSFSAPSLPALPTFTTSSIRLPSFSAPSLPTFTTSGVELPAFSTPSLPAFSTPSAPAFTTPKLPTFSNPTIPAFSTPSVPAFSTPTAPTFTTPKFPAFSTPSIPAFSTPSIPAFSASAFTTPSLPAFSAPTFTTSKVDFTTTNLPTFTLPAFTTPSLPAFTAPTITTPTISLPALTLSSASAPATPSVFLSSCADLLRRGSTTSFNGQNFDLACGFEIVGTVIDSNSLTNPSFERCGQTCTALDGCAGFAYESSSEICVRYSSVKNLIATGTFDAGVHIQLPFSAQLPTATLLPSIALPTIATTSLSIAALPTIAV comes from the exons GCCAGCATTGCTGTCGAGGCATCGCCCGTCAACAAACGAGCGGATGTTCCTATCGCTGCTTCCTGCGAGACACTCATAACCGCTGGCGCCTCCGGCATATTCACGACTAGCAGCGGACAGGCCTTCCAATTGCAGTGCGGTGTATCGGGCACCGGTGTAGCGATCGCGGGTGCATCTACTACCGAACGCTCTTTCCAGGGATGTTTGAACGCTT GTGGCGGAGGCTCTGGAACTTTGATTCCTGCACTTCCTTCGCTTCCTGCGACCTCTTCCACTGCCTCTCGCTCCACCAGCAGCAAGACGACCACTCCCCTCCAATTGCCAACGACGAGCCTTCCGGCTATCGGTACTCCGAGTCTCCCTGGTCTCAGCTCCACCACGATTGAGCTGCCGGCTTTCACTACGCCCACGCTCTCAACTTTCACGACCCCTAAGCTGCCGACCATCAGCACCACCAGTATCAAGTTACCGACTTTCACCACTCCTACGCTCCCGGCTTTGACAACTCCCGATACCCCGACACTCTCGACCCCTAAGCTTCCATCTCTCAGCACCACTAGCATTAAGCTGCCGCCGTTCTCTGCTCCTACACTCCCGGCCTTTACGATCCCTAACCTCCCGATATTCTCGACTCCTAAGCTTCCATCTCTTAGCACCACCAGCATTAAGCTGCCGTCGCTCTCTGCTCCGAGCGCTCCGTCTCTGAGCACCACTAGCATCAGGTTGTCGTCATTCTCCGCTCCAAGCCTCCCGACATTTATCTCGAGCAGCGTCAACTTGCCGTCGTTCTCGGCTCCAAGCCTCCCGGCCCTCCCCACGTTCACCACGAGCAGTATTAACTTGCCGTCGTTCTCGGCTTCAAACCTCCCGGCCCTCCCCACGTTCACCACGAGCAGCGTCAACTTGCCGTCGTTCTCGGCTCCAAGCCTCCCGGCCCTCCCCACGTTCACCACGAGCAGCGTCAACTTGCCGTCGTTCTCGGCTCCAAGCCTCCCGGCCCTCCCCACGTTCACCACGAGCAGCATCAGACTGCCCTCCTTCTCTGCTCCAAGTCTCCCGACCTTTACCACGAGCGGTGTCGAACTCCCGGCCTTTTCCACACCAAGCCTTCCAGCTTTCTCCACACCAAGCGCTCCAGCTTTCACTACACCCAAGCTCCCGACGTTCTCTAACCCAACCATTCCGGCCTTCTCCACTCCAAGCGTCCCAGCTTTCTCCACACCAACCGCTCCAACTTTTACTACTCCTAAATTCCCGGCCTTCTCTACTCCAAGCATTCCGGCCTTCTCTACTCCGAGCATTCCAGCCTTCTCTGCATCAGCCTTTACCACCCCAAGCCTGCCCGCTTTCTCAGCTCCGACCTTCACTACCTCCAAGgtcgacttcaccaccacTAATCTCCCGACTTTCACTCTTCCGGCTTTCACCACTCCTAGTCTCCCGGCTTTCACGGCACCTACAATCACTACCCCTACGATCAGCCTTCCCGCCCTGACTCTGagctccgcctccgcccCTGCGACTCCATCCGTATTCCTCTCCTCGTGCGCTGATCTCTTGCGCCGTGGCTCCACCACTTCTTTCAACGGCCAAAACTTCGACCTCGCGTGTGGCTTCGAAATTGTGGGCACCGTGATCGACTCCAACTCCTTGACGAACCCATCCTTCGAGCGCTGTGGCCAGACTTGCACAGCACTCGACGGTTGCGCCGGCTTCGCCTACGAATCTAGCAGCGAGATCTGCGTGCGCTACTCGAGCGTCAAGAACCTCATCGCCACGGGCACTTTCGATGCTGGTGTCCACATTCAGCTTCCCTTCAGTGCTCAGCTCCCTACTGCTACCTTGTTGCCGAGCATCGCCCTTCCCACGATTGCTACGACTTCTCTGAGCATTGCCGCTCTTCCCACGATTGCTGTTTGA